The genomic window GCGGCACAGCCGGAGCTGGCGCAGCGTCACCTTCAGGCTGGTGGGCGACATCCGGGCGAGGGTGGCCCGGGTGGCCTCGGCCCACTCGGTGCCCTCGGCGGCGAGCGCGGCGAGGATGTCCTCCACCCGGTCCGCCGCGAAGCAGCGATCCACCACCGCCTGGTGCGCGCGAAGCGGCGCGGGCCCCGCGTCCGTGGCGAAGGAGGCCAGGAGCCGGGTGGCGGTGCCGTGGGCCTGGCCCGTGCTCCAGTCCGCGGAGACCAGGGCCTCCAGCAGCGCCTCGAGCCGGGAGTGCTCCACGTGGTGGGTGCCGTAGCCGAGCCACATCGCATCCGCGGCGTTGGCGCGGGTGCCGGTGAGCCCCAGGTACGTGCCCATGGCGCCCGGAAAGCGCGGGAGGAACCAGCCGCCGCCCACGTCCGGGAAGAAGCCGATGGCCGTCTCGGGCATGGCGAACATGAGCCGCTCGGTGACGACGCGGTGGGAGCCGTGCATGGACAGCCCGAGCCCGCCGCCCATGCTGATGCCATCCACGAGCGCGATGAAGGGCTTCTCGAAGTGATGGATGCGGTGGTTGAGCGCGTACTCGCCCCGGAAGTACTCGCGGGCCAGGGGGGACTGGCCCTCGGGAACGGGCGCATCGAGGGACGCGGCCACGGCGCGCACGTCTCCGCCCGCACAGAAGGCCTTTCCGCCCGCGCCGCGGATCACCACGGCCTTCACCGAGGGCTCGCGGGCCCAGGCGTCCAGCTGCGGGTGAATGGCTCGAATCATCCCCAGGTCGAGCGCGTTGAGCGCCCGGGGGCGCTCCAGCGTCACCAGTCCGAGGGGGCCTCGCGTCTCCAGCACAACGTCATGGCTCATAGGGACATGGACCTCACGGAGGGGGAGCGTTCACATCGATGAGAATGCGGTGCCGGTAGAGCTCCAGCAGGATGTCCTCGTGGAGGTCCGCCTGCTTCTCGTCCCGGAGGCGCTGGCGCACGGTCTCCACGGGCTGCTTGCCGTTGAACTCCACGAGCAGGCCGTAGGCCTCGCCCGGCAGGGCGACGGCGTCGAACTCGCTGTAGGAGGCCAGGGCGATGCTCCCATCCGGCAGCCACTGCACGGTGGCCCCGGGGTTGAGCTTGAGCACCGGGGGAAGCCGGGGAGCCACGGCCGCCTCGTGGCGCTGCTTCAGGATGGACAGCTCGATGGTCCCATCGATGCCCAGGAGGTTCTCGAAGTCCTTCACGGAGAGCGCACGAACGCTCTCGTAGCAGGCCTGGTAGAACTCGGCCTCGCGTCCGGCCCAGCCGCCCCACAGCGCGGCATACTCCTTCTCGGGCGGGGGCTGATCATCGAGGTCCTCCACCGTGAGCGGCACCGGGGCGGCGTCGGCCTTGTCGCGGCCGGTGAGCACATAGTCCGGCAGGTGCTGGAGCAGCGCGTAGCGCGACAGCTGGATCTCCGCCAGGGTGAGCCACGTCTTGAGCGTCATCCAGAACTTCCGGCCGTCGGCGCCCGCCACGTACTTGCAGAAGTACGTGGAGCACACCGCCTCGCGGTAGCGCCAGATGGTGCACAGGCCGCCCTGGCCCTCGTAGTACGGGCAGCGCAGGGACTGGGTCCGCCCGAAGGCCTGCCGGGCATTGTTATAGAGGAGGGTGTAGCGGGGAGGGGCCTTGAGCCACTGGGGGTTCACGGCCACGCGCCGGTCCAGCTTCGCCTGGATGCGCCGGCGGCCCTCGGCCATGGCGGCGTCCCCGTCCGACAGGATGGCACCCACCAGGTAATTGGGCAGCCGGGGGTGGTAGGTGCAGCACTTGGTGTCCGGCCGGAAGAACCGGGTCACCCCGTCCACGGACTCGATGGGGTTCGGGTTCGAGGCCTCGCACATGGCGCACGAGGAGCACGTGGCCTTGGTCTCCTCGGGGACAGGTCCCTGAAAGAACGAGGGAAAAAGGGACCGGTAGAGCTCCGGCAGGCTGTCCAGCAACTGGGGCATGGAAGAGGGTCCTAGAAGAGATCGCCGATACCGCCAACGACGCTGAAGAGTGCGTCCATCCCGAGATCGATGAGGTCCACCCCATCGCTCACGGTCTCCACGATGTCCACCCCATGGGAGTTCTCGGAAGGCGCGGGAGGAGGGGGATTTCCCGCGGCCCGGGATGCCTGCTGCGCCTGGGCATCGAGCGCCCGGAAGAATCCGTCCATCTGGAGCGTGTCCATGAGGAGCTGCGCGGCCACGGCGGGGGCCAGGACGGCGCCCGTGACGGCCGCGGCCTTCTTGGCGTCATCGAGCGTCACCCCCACGGCCTTCGGGTCCAGGATGCAGAGCGGCGCATGGCAGGCCGGACACGCGGTGTCCTGGGCCAGCGAGATGGGCCCGCCACAGTCGGAGCACTGCAGGAGCTGCGCGTGCTTCTTCAGCTCCTTGAGCTCCCGGGCGGAGAGGCTGCGGACGATTCCCTTCTCCCGGAGGAACTGGAAGAAGGTGATGAAGCGGCCGTGCGCGGAGGGGCAGCGGAAATACTGGAAGCGGTTGTCCCGCGCCATGTCGTGCGTGCGCGACAGCACCTCCCGGCAACGGGGGCACTTCATCGCGTGGAGGAGCTGCGTGCGCGCGCTCCGCTTGCCGTGCATCTCGCGGAACAGCTGGAGCACCCCCGCGGCGGACAGCTGGGGGCTCTCCTGGGCGTCGAACCACACGCCGTGGCAGGCATGGCAGACATCCAGGAGCACCTGTCCGCCAAGGCGTTTGTCGAAGGCCTGCTCGGCCGCGGGAGATTGGCAACCTGGACAGTTCATGAAACCCGCCATCCTACAAAGAGAAGGGCTGTCCAGGGCATCCTGGACAGCCCTCGAACGTCATGGCCTCGAAAGGCCGGGGCTCACCCCGCCGGAGGGGCCTTCACGGTGGGGGCCTTGGTGGGACGCAGCTCCTCGAGCAGGCGCGTGGCGCCGTAGACCGTCTTCAGCGACTCGGAGATGGCCTCGCTGTGCACGGAGACGGCCCGGTTGACGCTCTCGTCGAAGCCGAACTCGCCGCCCAGGGACTGGATATTGCCGTCGAAGACCAGGCCGACGATCTCCGCGTCCTTGTTGATGACGGGCGAGCCGGAGTTACCGCCGATGATGTCGTTGGTGCTGGCGAAGTTCATGGGGGTGTTGGCCTTGATCTTGTTCTTCGCATCCAGCCAGGTCTTCGGCAGCGCGAAGGGGTCCTCGCCGGTGTGCCGGTCGAAGGTGCCGCCCATGACGGTGACGGGGGCGACCTTCTTGCCGTCCTCCGTGTAGCCCTTCACCGCGCCGTAGGACAGGCGCAGGCTGAAGGTGGCGTCCGGGTAGACGTTGGTGCCGTACACGTCGAACTTCGCCTTGGCCACCAGCTCGCTGTTCTTGCGGATGACCGAGTCGATGTTCTCGTCGTAGTTCTTCCGGATGGCGCGGGCATCGGGCTCCACGAGCCGGGCCAGGGCAATCATCGGATCCTTGGACTCGGTGATGGCCTTCTTGCCGCCCTCGAAGAGCTGCTGGCGGACCTTGACGTCGCGCAGCTGGCTGCCGTTCACCACGCGGGTGGCCAGCGTCAGGGGCGACTCCTTGCCCAGCACCTTCTTCACGAACGGGTGGTCCGAGCCCAGCTCCTCGCGCAGCTTGGTGAGGCTGAACTCCAACCGGGCAATCTCCAGCTCCGGGTAGATGGGCGCCGGGCTGAAGAGCTGGGCCTTGAGGGCCGGCAGGTTCGAGTCCGCGAACTCGCGCAGCCGCTGGCCGTTCTCCTTGGGAAGCTCCTCGGCGCCGCGCACCAGCGACATGGCGAGGGAGTACAGCTGCGAGCTGAAGCCCGCGTTCTTCTCGATGAAGGTGTAGTCCTTGCGGATGTTCTTGAGCTGCTCCTGCGCCTTGGCGATCTCATCCCACGCCGCGCCGTATTTCTGCTTCAGCTCCGGGGAGGCGTTGACCTTCTGGCGCAGCTCCTGCTCGGCGGCCACTTTCTGCGCGAAGAACGCCTTGTCCAGCAGGGCCTCGTGACGGCCTTTCTGCGCCTTGACGCCGTTCTCCACGCCAAAAAGCATGTTGTTGGAGATGCGCTTCTGCTCGGGGCCGCGCTTCTGGAACTCGGTGATCATTCCGCGCATCTCGGACATGAACATCAGGGTCTTCGGCAGCACCACGTCCCGGTGGTACTCCAGCTCCGCGATGGTCAGCCCGCGGGAGGTGCGGCCCGGGTGCCCGGAGATGAACGTCAGATCGCCTTCCTTCACGCCCGCCTTGGACCACTTGAAGTAGTTCGTCTGGGGGGCCGGCTTTCCGTCCTGGTAGACGCGCACGAAGCTGACGTCCAGGTCGTACCGGGGGAACTCGAAGTTGTCCGGATCGCCGCCAAAGAAGGCGATGGCGTGCTCCGGGGCGAACACCAGGCGCACGTCCTGGAAGCGGCGGTACTTGTAGAGGTTGTACTTGCCGCCCTGGTAGAGCGTCACCACGTCACAGCGGACCTGGTCGCTGGTGGCGCATTCCTTCTCGATCTTCGACATCTCGGCCTTGAGCGTGTCGCTGTACTCCTTGCCGGTGCGGCCCTGGGTGGCCGTGTTGAGCCGGTCGGTGACGTCGGTGATCTCCGCCAGCTGGTTGATCTCCATGGCGGGGCACTGGATCTCATCGGCGAGCGTCTTCGCGTAGAACCCGTTGGCGATGTAGTCCTTCTGGGCGGTGGAGAGCTGCTCGATGCAGCCCCGGGCGCAGTGGTGATTGGTCATCACCAGGCCGTTGGCGGAAACGAAGCTCGCCGAGCAGCCGCCGGCCAGGCGGGCCGAGGACAAGCGCACCTTGTCGAGCCACTGGGGCGTGGGCTCGAAGCCGTACTTGGACTTCACCGTGGCGGACGGGAAGTTGTTGTAGGTCCACATGCCCTCGTCGGCGAGCGCGGGGAGCGCTCCCACCAGGGCGGCTACGACGACCAGATGCCTCATTTTGAAGGTCCTTTCCGGCAACGACGGGTGCCGGGCGTTCTGCGGGAACCCATCTAGCGGGTCAAGCGGGGAAAAATTCCCAGACCTACCCAACGGCCCAGCCGACCGCTGATTGCCAGGGGCAGTGGGGGCCGCGAACAGGAACCCCGGGACCCTCCAGTCCGCGAACGCTTAGTTTACATAACGCATCTTATCAGACTCCACGTATGGGCCGTTTCCCGAGGGGAAATCCCTGGGCCTCTGGGCCACCGGCGGCCCCCGGGGCCCGTTCTTAGGGCTTCTCGGTTCCGGCCCTGGGACGTAGCTTGTCCTGCCTATGCGCCTGGCCCGGTTTGGTTCCCTCGTTCTGTGCACCTCGGTGCTTCTGACTGGCTGTCCGGACAAGCAGCCTGCGGGTCCGCAGGATTCCGGTCTCGCCCCTGCCGCCGCCCCGGACGCGAACCTGCCGCCCGAGGCCACCGCGTTCACGCTCCGGTACCAGCTCAACGGCGCGGGCCTGGAGCCCATCGCGATGACCGTCGATGAACGGCCCAGCATCGAGCCCACCTCGGTGCTGGAGCTGCGCAGCTCGCGCCCGCTTCGCAATTACCGCATCCGGCTGTTCGATGAGGCCGACCGCGCCATGATTTCCGATGACTCCGTCGAGGAATCCGCGGACGGCATCGTTTATCGAATCACCCTGCCGAATCCGCTCAAGACCGGCCACCGGTACACCTTGGTCGCCGATGCCCAGACCGGAGCCTCGTTCACGGACGATTTGGGACGCGAGCTCGAGGATCTCCGCTTCGAATTCCAGGTGGCCGGTGAAAAGGAAAAACCGGCCCCGCCGCCCGCGAAGAAAAAGCGCCGGTAATCCGGCTCAGTGCCCGCCCAGGGGCAATTCCAGGGCGCTCTGGAGCTCCCGGAGCCGGTTCTGGATGAGCTGCATGTTCCGGGGGCCCATCCGCAGCAAATGCTTCTGGGCCCGGCTCAGCCCCTCCAGCTGCGGATCCGCGTACACGTAAATGGCCCCCCGTTCCGTGACTTCCACGTCGTCCGGAGGCACCGGCACATCCAACAGGTGCTGAATCGCCTGGGCCAGGGTCTGCTCGAAGGACCGGCCCGGGGGCGCGATCTCCACGTACACCCGGTCCGCCAGCGGTTTGACTTCCTTCCAGGCGGCCACCGAGTTCTGGACGTCCAGCGAGCCAATCACCCGGGCCACCGGATCATACCGCTCGTAGCTGCTCGGGTTGATGGTCGTCTTTCCCTCGTCCTCCACGACCTGGAAACCCTCCGTGGGCCCCATGAAGGACAGCACCATGCGCGGGCTTTCGCCGTCCGAGATGTTGCTCACCGCCGTCGTGAACCGCTGCAGCAGTCCTTCCACGCCCAGCCACTTCGCGAATTCGGGATCCGAGGACAGCGCCTTCATGTTCTGGCGGACCCGGGAATCGCCTTCCTGGACCGACGGCGGCGGCGCCAAGGCAGCCGCCCCCGCGTCCGCCAGGCCGGCCGCCGGTCCGGGAGCCGCGGGTGCCTCGGGAGACACCGCGGGCGCCTGCCGCAGCACGTGCCACGCACCGGCGCCAATGCCCACCAAGGCCCCGAACGCCAGCAAGGCCCCCACGATGCGGGCCCGGGCGGAACCCGGCCGGGGGGACTCGCCACCCGGAGTTCCAGGCGGACCTCCGGAAAAGGACTGCTCGCTCATGGGACCTCCCGCACTGCGTTTCCCGATGGTGAATCCTCGCTGAGTGCCGGAACCCCCGGCTCCTGGTGGGATTCCCAGGACCCGAAAGTGAACAGCCCCGGTCAGCCGTCGCGCAAGTCGCGGTCCTGGCGGCGCACCCGCTCGAGCGTCTGCAGATCCCGCTCGGACGGCCCCAGCTCCAGGATGATCTTGCTGACGTCGTACAGCACGTCCCCCCGGTGGAACACCGGCAGCCGGGGCACGTCCTGGTTCAGCTCGTCCGCGCCCCGGTTGTAGGCCATGTCCATCAGCGTGCGGAGCTGGAACGCGTCATAGAGGTTGTACTCCACGAGGTACCGCAGGGCCTCCACGTCCGCCCGGGCCTTGTACGCGCGCCACAGCAGCACCGCGTCCCAGCCGTTCACGCCCTTGAGGTGCGGCGGCCGGCCGAAGCCCAGCTTGTCCTCGATGTCCTTCAGCCCGCCGCCCATGCCCAGGCGCCGCGTCACGAAGCGCAAGTCGATGTGCGCCTCGGGGCTCGGAAAATGCTCGGCGCCGAAGTAGTTCCGCAGCACGGGCGCATCGAACACGGTGCCGTTGAACGTCACCCACAGCCGCCGCGCCGCGAGTGCCTCGGGCAGCGCGTCCATGTTCCGGCCCTGGATGAAGACGTGCAGGCCCACGCTGTCGAACAGGCAGACCACCGTGGGCACCTGCGTCTGGCTGCCGTCCGTCTCGATGTCGAAGTAGACCGCGTCCCCGGCGAACTCCGGGTACAGCCGCCAGTGCTCCCGGGACGGCAGGAGCTGCGCCAGCGTCCGCAGGTCACGCCGCTCCAGCGCCTCGCGGGCCCGGCGGAGGTACTCGCGCGCCAGCTCGTCCGTCTTCTTGCTGATGGCCACCCCGGTGCCCGGCGCCGGGAAGTCGTCCCAGGTCCGGATGCCGTTGGCCCACAGTTCCTTCTCGCGGAACGGCCCGACCCCCGGAATGAGCTGGAACGTCCGAGCGAGCATCACCCCAGGGTCCCCATCCTCCCGGCCACCAGGTCCGCCAGCAGCGGGAGATCCGCCTCGCAGAACGGCAGCGCCCCCATCTCCGCGGGCGTCAGGAACCTCAGCGCGTGGGCGCCGAGCGGCTTGGGCTCACCCGACACGAGCCGGGTGGCGTACAGCACCAGCTCCACCGTCAGATCCGGGTACGTGTGCTGGCCCTCCCACAGCCGCCGGCCCACCTCCAGCGCCACGTCCAGCTCCTCGCGGCACTCGCGGGCCAGGGCCGCCTCGTCCGTCTCCCCGGGCTCGACCTTGCCCCCGGGAAACTCCCAGAGCAGGGCCCGGCTGCCGCCCGGGAGCCGCTGCTGCACGAGGAACCGGGAGCCGTCCTCCGGGTGCGGCAGCAGCGCCGCCACCACCCGCACCGTGCGAGCCACCCTCCCCGTCAACCGCCGCCCCCGCGCAGGTGCAGCGCATACAGGTAGCCGTTGTTCGACAGGATGTAGGCCTTGGAGCCCAGCACCCGGGGCGGCGCGCTGATGCCATCGCCCGGGTTCCACTCCATGCGGGACTTGCCCGTGCGCGGATCCACGAACAGCAGCGCCCGCTGGTTGGCCAGGAGAATCATCCCGTGCGTCAGCACCGGCGCGCGTCCCGCCCGGTCCCCCAGGCTCATGGACCAGAGCAGCCGGCCATTGTCGCTCAGGTACGCATCCAGCCGGCCATCCCCGCTGGCGATGACCACCTCGCCGGCCGCCATCACCGACGTCAGGCCGCTCACCGCGTAGTTCCACTCCACATCGCCCGTCTCGGCGTCCAGGGCGTACAGCCCGCCCGCGTACGACGCCACATAGAGCCGGCCCGCGTCATTGATGACGGGCGTGGAGTCCACATCGAGAAACTGGGTGGCGCCCGAGGCCAGCGCCTTCTCCCACTTGCCGGTGCCGGCTTCCGCGTCCAGCGCCACGAGGTACCCGTCCGAGAAGCCCAGGTACACGGTGCCGTCCTTCACCAGCGGGGAGCCCGCGCCGTGAATGGTGAAGCCGGTGGGCGTGTCCCGCCGGTACTGCCAGGCCCAGGCGCCCGTGTCCGCCTTCACCGCGAACAGCGTGTCGCTCTCGGAGGCCACCAGCACCAGGGACCCGGCGACCACCGGGGTCGTCGCGAGCGCCTCACCGGCCTCGTACTTCCACTGGAGCTTCCCGGTGCGCACGTTCAGCGCGTACAGGAAGCCGTCCCCCGCGGGGACATAGGCGATGCCCTCGTGCACCGCCGCGCCCGCCGCGAAGCGGTTGCCCGTCTTGTAGCTCCACGCCAGCGTCCCGCCGGGGGCCACGCACCGGATGACGCCGTCCCGGGTCAGGGTAATCACGCGCCCGGAGTCCGGATCCACCGCCGGGCTGGCCAGCTCGCGCGGGCCATACTCCAGGGCGACCGGCTCGACGAGCGGGGTCCACCAGGCCACCTCGAAGAACTTCGAGGGCGCCTGGCGGGGGCTGGACGTCACCGGGTTGCCATACAGCGGAACGGAGCTGCAGGCGCTCAGCCAACCCACGGCCGCCGCGGCCCCGATCCAACGCTTCCACGCACGCCGCTTCATCATGCCGAGGGTCTATCCCGCATCCTGCGCGGAGTCAGCGGGCGCCGCCGGCGTGGGCACCTTGACGCCCTCGGCCGCCAACAGGGCCAGCCGCTCGGTGGACAGCCGCGCCGCGGACGAGGCCGCATGCTCGGTGGGGATCTTCGCCAGCACCGCCGCCGCCTCGTCCTTCTTGCCCTGGAGGATGAGGATGCGCGCGCGGTGGTACTGGCCCATGCCGGCCAGGAACCCGCCCGCGTTCAGCTTGGCCATCTCGTCGAACGCCGCGAGCGCCGGATCGTACTTCTGCTGCGCCTCGTAGGCGTAGCCCTGGCCCTCGAACGCCGAGGCGCGCAGCGGATCATTCTGCGCCGCGCCCTTGAGGAACTCGCCGAAGGCGGCGACCGCCCCGTCGTTGTTGCCCAGGCGGTACTCGGCCTTGCCCAGCGGCAGGGCCGCGGCCACCGCGGCGCGGGTGCCCGAGTGCTCGGCGCGGAACGCCGTCAGGGCCTTCACCAGCGCCTCATCCTGCTCCTTGGCCGTCTTGAAAGGGGCGGGCTCTCCGGGGGCCACGGGCGGCGGAGCACCCTCGGACGCGGGGGCCACCGGCCGGTCGAGCACCTCGAGCGCCGCGCCCAGCGCCTGGGCCGCCTTCGCCTCGCCGCGCGCGGAAGTGTAGCTGAACAGGGCCGCGCCCAGGCCGCCGACCAGCAGCACGCCCACGGCGATGATGACGAGCCGCTGACGCTGGACCAGCCAGTCCTCGGCTTCGGCCCCCGCTCGCTGGAAAGCGTCCGGCTGCTTGAGCTCCTGCTTGGGCTCCTCTGGAGCCATCTTCTCGGGCTTGGCCACGTCGCTGAACCTCTTCTTCTCTGGGGCGAAAGGCGGCGCAATCTACGGAGCGCCCGCCGGGGGTGTCAACGCGAACACTCAGCTCTTCTTGCCCTTGCCCTTCAGGTGGGGCTTCTTGCGGGCCTCGCGCTTGGCCTGGCCCGGCCGCGCCCGGAAGAGCAGCCGCAGGGGCACCCGCAAGTCGAACGTCTTGCGCAGCTGGTTGGTGATGTACCGCTTGTACATGTCCGGCACGCGCTCGGGGTTGTTGCACGTGAGGGCAAAGGTGGGCGGCGCCGTGCCCACCTGGGCGATGTAGTACAGGCGCAGGGGCTTGCCGGCGACGATGGGGGCCGGGTTCGAGTCCACCATGTGCTCCAGCAGCCGGTTGAGCTGCGGGGTGGGCGCCCGGTACCGGAACTGCTCGGCCAGCTCCACGGCGATGTCCACCACCTTCTCCACCTTGGAGCCCGTCAGCGCCGAGGTGAAGATGATGGGCGCGTAGCCCACGAACTTCAGCGAGTGCTTGAGCGCCTCGCGGTAGGCCTCCTGCCGGCGCTGGTCCGTGCCGATGAGGTCCCACTTGTTCACCACGATGACGAGCGCCCGGCCCTTGTCCTCGGCCAGGCCCGCCAGCTTCGCGTCCTGGTCCACCGCGGGCTCGGTGGCATCCATGATGAGCACCGCCACGTCGCTGCGGTCCATCACCTTGAGCGCCGACACCACGGAGAACTGCTCCACCCGGTGCGCGATGGAGCGCTTGCGCCGGATGCCCGCCGTGTCCGTGAGGATGAGCTTGTGGCCCTTGTAGGTGAGCGCCGAGTCGATGGGGTCTCTCGTGGTGCCCGGCACCTCGCTGGCCACCACCCGCTTCTCCTTGAGGATGGCGTTCACCATGGTGCTCTTGCCCACGTTGGGCCGGCCAATGATGGCCACCCGGAGGGTGCCGTCATCGGGGAGCACCTCGGCGTCCTCGCCCTCCTGCTTCGGCGGGAGCCGGTCCAGCACCGCCTCCACGAGCTGGGGCACGCCCAGGGCGTGCTCGGCCGACAGGGGCATCACCTCGCCCAGCCCCATCCGGAAGAACTCCCCGGAGAGCGCCTGCATGGCATCCGAGCCGCTGTCGAGCTTGTTGGCGGCCACCAGCACGGGCTTGCCGCTCTTGCGCAACAGCTCCGCCACCGCCTCGTCCGCGGCGGTGAGCCCCGCGCGCCCGTCGGTGACGAAGAGGATGACGTCACACTCCTCCACGGCCAGCTGCGCCTGCTCGCGCACCTGCTTGAGCAGCGAGTCCTTCTCGCCCGGGACGAAGCCGCCCGTGTCGATGAGGGTGAAGGTGCGATCCCCCCACTGCGCGTCCGCGTAGTGGCGATCCCGCGTCACGCCGGGCTCGTCCTCGACGAGCGCGAGCCTCCGCCCGGCGAGCCGGTTGAACAGCGTGGACTTGCCCACGTTGGGGCGACCGACGATGGCGACCAGCGGTTTCATTACTCGTAACCCAGCTTCTTGAGCCCTTCGGGGCGCTCGCTCCAGCGAGGCTCCACCCGGACCCGGAGCGAGAGATAGACGTGCGCACCCAGCAGCCGCTGGATGGCCTTGCGCGCATCGGTGCCGATGGTCTTCAGCATCTGGCCCTGCTTGCCGATGATGATGGCCTTCTGGCTGTCGCGCTCCACGTAGATGGAGGCGGCGATGCGGATGAGCCCCGCGAGCGGCCCCGGCGGCGCATCCGGCCGCGGCTCGCGCTCGGACTCGTCGAACACCTCCACCAGTACCGCGGTGGAGTACGGGATTTCCTGCCGGCAGTGCCGGAGCACCTGCTCGCGGATGTACTCGGAGACCAGCGTGCGCTCCTGCTGGTCGGTGAGCATGTCCTCGTCGAAGATGCGCTCGCCCTCGGGCAGGTGCTGCAGCACCACCTGGAAGAGCCGGTCCACCCCGTCCCCCTCCCGCGCGGAGATGGGCACCACCTCCGCGAAGGGGAACTCGGTGCGGTACATGTCGATGAGCGGCAAGATGAGCGACTTGGGCAGCGTGTCGATCTTGTTGATGACCAGGAAGGTCGGCTTGCCCATCTTCTGCAGCCGCTCGAGGATGGTCCGGTTGCCGGGGCCCACCTCCAGCTTCTCCCCGCCCGGGATTTCCACGACGAAGAGGACCAGGTCCACTTCCTCGGCCGCCTGGAGGGCCGTCTCCACCATGTAGCGGTTGAGCTCTCCCTTGGCCTGGTGGATGCCCGGCGTGTCGATGAAGGCCACCTGGCCCTCCGGGCGCGTCACCACGCCCAGGATGCGGTTGCGGGTGGTCTGCGGCTTGGGGGAGACAATGGCGATCTTCTCGCCCGTCAATTGATTGAGCAGCGTGCTCTTGCCCACGTTGGGGCGCCCAATGAGCGCGGCAAAGCCACTGCGGTAGGTCTTCGAGGCCATCGGTCTGGAGATGATCTGGGGACCGCCCTCTCGGAAGGCCCCGTGGGACTGCGGCGACTGAGGCTCCCCTGCCCGCCTTCCCGGCGGGCGAGTGACTGCGGAGCCGTGGAGATGGCGATCCACCCCCTCAGAGCCCTTTACCACCTCGCCGAAGATGGTGTGCCGATTGTTGAGGGGGGTGGGCGCCCCAGGGATGAAGAACTGCGGTGGCGCACAAATCCTTACCCGTCAGGGCTTCGGGGAAGCCTTCGGCGCGGGCTTCGGCGCGGCCTCCGGGGCCTTGGCGGCAGGGACGAGCCCCTTGGGGGGCTTCTCGCTCAGGTCGATCTGGGTGAGCGTCACCGGCGTCTGCGGCCGGTCCATGGGGCCGCGGGGGACGTTGGAGATGGCCTCCACCACCTCGTAGCCCTTCACCACCTCGCCGAAGATGGTGTGGCGGTTGTTCAGGTGCGCCGGGGTGGAGGTGGTGATGAAGAACTGGCTGCCGTTGGTGCCGGGGCCCGCGTTGGCCATGGCCAGGATGCCCGGCTTGTCGAAGGTGCGGCCGCTCTGGAACTCGTCCTCGAAGCGGTAGCCCGGGTCGCCCCGGCCGGAGCCCAGCGGGTCCCCGCCCTGAATCATGAAGTCCGGAATGACGCGGTGGAACACCGTGCCACTGTAGAGGGGCTTC from Stigmatella erecta includes these protein-coding regions:
- a CDS encoding enoyl-CoA hydratase/isomerase family protein produces the protein MSHDVVLETRGPLGLVTLERPRALNALDLGMIRAIHPQLDAWAREPSVKAVVIRGAGGKAFCAGGDVRAVAASLDAPVPEGQSPLAREYFRGEYALNHRIHHFEKPFIALVDGISMGGGLGLSMHGSHRVVTERLMFAMPETAIGFFPDVGGGWFLPRFPGAMGTYLGLTGTRANAADAMWLGYGTHHVEHSRLEALLEALVSADWSTGQAHGTATRLLASFATDAGPAPLRAHQAVVDRCFAADRVEDILAALAAEGTEWAEATRATLARMSPTSLKVTLRQLRLCRPLPYDEVVRLEYRLSQTLTVLPDFREGIRAVLVDKDQRPRWSPATLAEVRDADVEACFAPRAEDEFVPSPARP
- a CDS encoding (deoxy)nucleoside triphosphate pyrophosphohydrolase; this encodes MARTVRVVAALLPHPEDGSRFLVQQRLPGGSRALLWEFPGGKVEPGETDEAALARECREELDVALEVGRRLWEGQHTYPDLTVELVLYATRLVSGEPKPLGAHALRFLTPAEMGALPFCEADLPLLADLVAGRMGTLG
- a CDS encoding S46 family peptidase produces the protein MRHLVVVAALVGALPALADEGMWTYNNFPSATVKSKYGFEPTPQWLDKVRLSSARLAGGCSASFVSANGLVMTNHHCARGCIEQLSTAQKDYIANGFYAKTLADEIQCPAMEINQLAEITDVTDRLNTATQGRTGKEYSDTLKAEMSKIEKECATSDQVRCDVVTLYQGGKYNLYKYRRFQDVRLVFAPEHAIAFFGGDPDNFEFPRYDLDVSFVRVYQDGKPAPQTNYFKWSKAGVKEGDLTFISGHPGRTSRGLTIAELEYHRDVVLPKTLMFMSEMRGMITEFQKRGPEQKRISNNMLFGVENGVKAQKGRHEALLDKAFFAQKVAAEQELRQKVNASPELKQKYGAAWDEIAKAQEQLKNIRKDYTFIEKNAGFSSQLYSLAMSLVRGAEELPKENGQRLREFADSNLPALKAQLFSPAPIYPELEIARLEFSLTKLREELGSDHPFVKKVLGKESPLTLATRVVNGSQLRDVKVRQQLFEGGKKAITESKDPMIALARLVEPDARAIRKNYDENIDSVIRKNSELVAKAKFDVYGTNVYPDATFSLRLSYGAVKGYTEDGKKVAPVTVMGGTFDRHTGEDPFALPKTWLDAKNKIKANTPMNFASTNDIIGGNSGSPVINKDAEIVGLVFDGNIQSLGGEFGFDESVNRAVSVHSEAISESLKTVYGATRLLEELRPTKAPTVKAPPAG
- a CDS encoding zf-TFIIB domain-containing protein — protein: MNCPGCQSPAAEQAFDKRLGGQVLLDVCHACHGVWFDAQESPQLSAAGVLQLFREMHGKRSARTQLLHAMKCPRCREVLSRTHDMARDNRFQYFRCPSAHGRFITFFQFLREKGIVRSLSARELKELKKHAQLLQCSDCGGPISLAQDTACPACHAPLCILDPKAVGVTLDDAKKAAAVTGAVLAPAVAAQLLMDTLQMDGFFRALDAQAQQASRAAGNPPPPAPSENSHGVDIVETVSDGVDLIDLGMDALFSVVGGIGDLF
- a CDS encoding PQQ-binding-like beta-propeller repeat protein, with translation MKRRAWKRWIGAAAAVGWLSACSSVPLYGNPVTSSPRQAPSKFFEVAWWTPLVEPVALEYGPRELASPAVDPDSGRVITLTRDGVIRCVAPGGTLAWSYKTGNRFAAGAAVHEGIAYVPAGDGFLYALNVRTGKLQWKYEAGEALATTPVVAGSLVLVASESDTLFAVKADTGAWAWQYRRDTPTGFTIHGAGSPLVKDGTVYLGFSDGYLVALDAEAGTGKWEKALASGATQFLDVDSTPVINDAGRLYVASYAGGLYALDAETGDVEWNYAVSGLTSVMAAGEVVIASGDGRLDAYLSDNGRLLWSMSLGDRAGRAPVLTHGMILLANQRALLFVDPRTGKSRMEWNPGDGISAPPRVLGSKAYILSNNGYLYALHLRGGGG
- a CDS encoding ribonuclease H-like domain-containing protein, translating into MLARTFQLIPGVGPFREKELWANGIRTWDDFPAPGTGVAISKKTDELAREYLRRAREALERRDLRTLAQLLPSREHWRLYPEFAGDAVYFDIETDGSQTQVPTVVCLFDSVGLHVFIQGRNMDALPEALAARRLWVTFNGTVFDAPVLRNYFGAEHFPSPEAHIDLRFVTRRLGMGGGLKDIEDKLGFGRPPHLKGVNGWDAVLLWRAYKARADVEALRYLVEYNLYDAFQLRTLMDMAYNRGADELNQDVPRLPVFHRGDVLYDVSKIILELGPSERDLQTLERVRRQDRDLRDG
- a CDS encoding DUF3014 domain-containing protein: MSEQSFSGGPPGTPGGESPRPGSARARIVGALLAFGALVGIGAGAWHVLRQAPAVSPEAPAAPGPAAGLADAGAAALAPPPSVQEGDSRVRQNMKALSSDPEFAKWLGVEGLLQRFTTAVSNISDGESPRMVLSFMGPTEGFQVVEDEGKTTINPSSYERYDPVARVIGSLDVQNSVAAWKEVKPLADRVYVEIAPPGRSFEQTLAQAIQHLLDVPVPPDDVEVTERGAIYVYADPQLEGLSRAQKHLLRMGPRNMQLIQNRLRELQSALELPLGGH